In Brachybacterium saurashtrense, the genomic stretch CGGCCCTGCTGGTCGTCGAGGGCGGGCCGGAGACGGCCCCGTTCCTCTCCGCGCTCCACGAGGCGACGCTGGGCGAGAACGGCCGCCCCGAGGTGCAGTTCCCCCGCAGGCTGGGCCCGACGGCGACCGTGGACTACTCACGCATGCCGATCGCCGAGGACCTCGCGCCGGAGTGCCTGAGCGCGGCCACCGGCTACCAGCCCGGGGGAGAGGTGACGGTGGAGCACGAGAACATGATGCTCAACCGCAGCGCGGCCTTCCTCGAGACGGGGTACGCGTACTCGCAGCAGGCGTACGACGCGTTCACCATGGCGTGCCTCGCCGCCCAGCACGCGCTCTCGGTGACGGGCACCGCCCTCGCCGCGGCGCTCCCGGCGATCCTCACCGGGGCGGAGGAGTGCACCGACTTCGACCAGTGCCGGCGGGTGATGCGCACGGCCCTGGAGGTGGCGGACACCGCCACGATCTCCTATCGCGGCCGGATGGGGAAGCTGGAGCTGGGCCCGGGCGCCGACGCCCGCGTCGGGGAGCTGCGCGAGTACACCTGGTCCGAGGAGAACGCGCTGGGGCCGGGCACCGCGACGGGGTTCGAGGCGCCTGCGTGACGAGCGCTCAGCGCGGGGGCAGCAGCTGGGTCGCGACCGTCACCGTGCTCAGCAGCGCCCCGTCCTCGTCATGCACGTCCACCAGGTAGTTCGCGACCTGACGGCCCAGATGCCGCGCGCTGCAGCGAGCGGTCACCGTGCCGCCGCGGGCGGAGCGGTGGTGCAGTGCGGAGACGGAGGTGCCCACCGCCTGCGCGCCCTCGCCGTGCACCTCGCGGGCGCGGAGGATCGCGCAGAAGGACGCGATCGACTCCGCGAGCGCGATCGTCGCCCCGCCGTGCAGCAGACCCGCCGGCTGGGTGTTGCCCGCCACCGGCATCGTCGCGGTGCCCGCACCGGGGTCCAGGGTGCGCAGCTCGATGCCGCAGCGCTCCAGCAGGGTGCCGCGAAGCAGCGGTGCGAAGTGCGCGCGCAGCTCCTCCGTGACCGGGGGTGCGGTGCGGTGCGCGGGGGCGGCGGCGTCGGGGGCGAGGGAGGTGTGGTCCATGCTCCGAGACTGCCACAGGCGCGGGGCGCGACGGGCACGGACATGGGAGGATGCTCCTCATGAGTGCGAGTGACATCGACGACCAGCGCCTCCTCCTCATCGACGGGCACGCGATGGCCTTCCGGGCCTTCTTCGCGCTGCCCGCCGACGGCTTCAGCGACGGCCGGGGCCAGGCCACCAACGCGGTCTACGGCTTCGTACGCATGCTCATCAACGTGGTCGCCTCCGAGCGCCCCACTCATCTCGCGGTCGCCTTCGACCTGCCTGGCGGCACCTTCCGCGACCGCATCTACGACCAGTACAAGGGCGGCCGGGACGAGACCCCGGAGGCCTTCCACGGCCAGATCGGCCTGATCATGCAGGTGCTCGACGCGCTGGGCGTGCGGTGGCTGACCTACGAGGACTACGAGGCCGACGACATCATCGCCACCCTCGCCACCCGCGCCGAGGAGGCCGGCCACGAGGCGCTGATCGTCTCCAGCGACCGGGACGCGATCCAGCTGGTGGGGGAGAAGGTGACCCTCCTCCAGCCGGTCAAGGGCGTCACCGAGATGCGCCGCATGACCCCCGCCGCCGTGGAGGAGAAGTACGGGCTGGCCCCCGAGCGCTACCCCGACCTGGCGGCGCTGGTGGGCGAGGCGGCGGACAACCTCCCCGGCGTGCCCGGCGTGGGCCCCAAGACGGCCGCGAAGTGGATCGTGAAGTACGGGGACCTGCCCGGCGTGATCGCCCACGCCGACGAGATCACCGGCAAGGCCGGGCAGTCGCTGCGCGACCACCTCGCCGACGTGGAGCGCAATCGCCTGATGAACGCGGCCTGCACCACCCTGGACCTCCCCGCGGACGCCGAGCACTACGCGCTGGGCCACGGCGACAGGGCCCGCGTGATGGGGGTGTTCGACGATCTCGCCTTCGGCGACACCATCCGCCGCGACCTGCCCGCCGTGCTGCTCGGGGAGGAGCCGGAGGAGGGCACCGCCGCGGCCCCCGAGGAGACCGCGACCCTCGACGTCCGCGACGCCGCCTCCCTCGAGGCGCTGCTCGCCGCGGGCACGGAGCTGCTCGCGCTGGACGTGGTCGAGGACGTCCGCGGCGGCGCGATGATGGGCCTGGCCACGCCCACGACCCAGGGCGCGATCCTGCTCGGGGCCCTCGACTCCGAGGCCACCGAGGCCCTCGCCGCCGCGCTCGCGGCCGCGGAGGAGATCCGTGTGGCCGACGCCCCCTTCGTGCGCTCCTGGCTGGGGGAGAACGGCTACCCGCTCGGCGGGCGGCTGCGCGACCTGTCGCTGGAGTCCTTCGTGCTGCGGCCCGGGGCGCGCAGCTACGACGCGGAGGCGCTGGGGAGCGACCTGGGGGGTGCGAGCTTCGCGCCGCGGCCGCGCCGTCCTGCTCCGTCCACGCTGGCGAAGGAGAGCGCCGAGGTGCGGGCCGAGCACGTGGCCGCCGCGGGGGACCGGCTCGCCACCGCCGCCGCCGCTCTCCACCCCGCCGCGGAGGAGCTCACCGCACGCCTCGGCGAGGCGCCGTGGGCCCTGACGATCCTCGACGAGCTCGAGCGCCCGCTGCAGGCGGTGCTGGAGACGATGCACGAGCGCGGCATCGCGATCGACACCGCGGCGCTGGGGACCCTGCGCGAGGAGTTCGAGGGCTTCGTCGCCCAGGCCAAGCGCGAGGCCGGACAGCTCGTGGGGGAGGAGGTCAACCTCGCCTCGCCCAAGCAGCTCCAGGTGGTGCTGTTCGACACCCTCGCCCTGCCCACCACGCGGAAGATCTCCTCCGGCCACTCCACCGACGCCGAGTCGCTCACCGACCTGCAGGAGTCGCTGGACCCCGAGTCCACCGGCCACCAGTTCCTCTCCTGGCTGCTGCGCTTCCGCGAGATGAGCAAGCTGACCGGCTACCTGGTGGGACTCGACAAGGTGGTGGACACCGGCTCCCGAGTGCACACCACCTTCCAGCAGACCGCCGCCGCGACCGGGCGCCTCGCCTCCACGGAGCCGAACCTGCAGAACATCCCCGTGCGCACCGCCGAGG encodes the following:
- a CDS encoding PaaI family thioesterase, whose protein sequence is MDHTSLAPDAAAPAHRTAPPVTEELRAHFAPLLRGTLLERCGIELRTLDPGAGTATMPVAGNTQPAGLLHGGATIALAESIASFCAILRAREVHGEGAQAVGTSVSALHHRSARGGTVTARCSARHLGRQVANYLVDVHDEDGALLSTVTVATQLLPPR
- the polA gene encoding DNA polymerase I, which codes for MSASDIDDQRLLLIDGHAMAFRAFFALPADGFSDGRGQATNAVYGFVRMLINVVASERPTHLAVAFDLPGGTFRDRIYDQYKGGRDETPEAFHGQIGLIMQVLDALGVRWLTYEDYEADDIIATLATRAEEAGHEALIVSSDRDAIQLVGEKVTLLQPVKGVTEMRRMTPAAVEEKYGLAPERYPDLAALVGEAADNLPGVPGVGPKTAAKWIVKYGDLPGVIAHADEITGKAGQSLRDHLADVERNRLMNAACTTLDLPADAEHYALGHGDRARVMGVFDDLAFGDTIRRDLPAVLLGEEPEEGTAAAPEETATLDVRDAASLEALLAAGTELLALDVVEDVRGGAMMGLATPTTQGAILLGALDSEATEALAAALAAAEEIRVADAPFVRSWLGENGYPLGGRLRDLSLESFVLRPGARSYDAEALGSDLGGASFAPRPRRPAPSTLAKESAEVRAEHVAAAGDRLATAAAALHPAAEELTARLGEAPWALTILDELERPLQAVLETMHERGIAIDTAALGTLREEFEGFVAQAKREAGQLVGEEVNLASPKQLQVVLFDTLALPTTRKISSGHSTDAESLTDLQESLDPESTGHQFLSWLLRFREMSKLTGYLVGLDKVVDTGSRVHTTFQQTAAATGRLASTEPNLQNIPVRTAEGQRIRDVFVAGEGFETLLTADYSQIEMRIMAHLSEDEGLIEAFRSGEDLHNFVASRVFGVSPDAVDPAMRSKTKAVSYGLAYGLSAFGLSRQLRISRAEATALRDGYFERFGGVRDYLHHSVETARSTGYTETLLGRRRYLPDLTSDNRQRRENAERVALNSPIQGSAADLIKLAMLAVESRMREAELRSRMLLQVHDELVVEVAPGELDRVREIVEEGMDSAYELSVPLEVGVGIGRTWREAAH